The following is a genomic window from Bosea sp. RAC05.
CCGCTGGTGGCGACCGACCTGCCGGAGGGCTACGCCTCCCTCTCCTTCGACCAGTATTCCGGCATCCGGGCGCAGCCTGGCGCCCTGATCTGGGCCGGCGAGAATCGCGGCTTCACGATCGAGCCGCTCCATCGCGGCTATGTCTTCTCCAATCCGGTGAGCCTGTTCACGATCGAGGACGGCGCGGTCCGCCGGATCGCCTTCGATCGCTCCAGGTTCGACTATGGCCGGGTCACGCCACCGGCGGGCAATGCCGATCTCCAGTTCTCCGGGATGCGCATCGCGACCGGTCTCGAGCGGCCCTTCGAGGTGGCGATCTTCCAGGGCGCGACCTTCTTCCGGGCCCTGGCGCGGGGGCAGAACTTCGGCGCGCTCGCCCGCGCCCTGATCCTGCGCCCGGGCGAGACCCGCGGCGAGGAGATCCCGTTCTTCCGCGCCTTCTGGATCGAGCGGCCGAGCCCGGCCTCGGGGCTGCTCGTCATCCACGCGCTGCTCGATTCCGAAAGCCTCACCGGCGCGCTGCGGATGACGCTGCGGCCCGGAGACGTCACCTTGATGGATGTCGAGATGACGCTGTTCGCCCGCCAGGCGCTCGATCACATCGGCTTCGGCTGCACCATGGGGACCTTCCTCTCGGGCCCGCAGAGCCGTCGCGGCTTCGACGACATCCGCCCGGCCGTTCATGAGATCTCGGGCGTGCAGATGCGCTCGGGCACCGGCGAATGGATCTACCGGCCGGTCAGCAACCCCGCGACGCTCCAGGTCTCGTCCTTCATGGACGCCAACCCCAAGGGCTTCGGCCTGGTCCAGCGCGAGCGCGACCCGGCGGCCTTCATGGACGATGACCAGCGCTTCGAGCTGCGCCCCAGCGTCTGGATGGAGCCGCTGGGTGACTGGGGCGCCGGTTCGGTCCAGCTCATCGAGATCCCCAGCGAGTCGGACGTCAACGACAACGTCATCACCTATTGGCGCCCGCGCCAGCCGCTGGCCGCCGGCAGCGAAACCTCGATCGCCTATCGGCAGGCCTGGTGCTGGCAGCCGCCGGAGCGGCCGGGCCTCGCGCTCGCCACCCGCGTTCGGCAGGGCCGTGGCAGCCAGGGGCGGCGGCGGCGCTTCCTCGTCGACTTCACCGGCGACAGGCTGGCCGATGCCGCCATGGTCGCCTCGACCCGCGCCAACATCAGCACCACGCCAGGCCAGATCCACAATATCCGGCTCTGGCCCTTCCCGGAGCGCAAGCTGATGCGCGTCGGCTTCGAGGTCGATCCCGGTACGGACAGCCTCTGCGAATTGCGCCTCGTCCTGCAGTCCGGCGGGCAGCCCGTCTCGGAAACCTGGTTGAACCGATGGACGTGGTGACGGCGCCCCGCCCGGGCGAGGTCTCGACGCCCGCGCAGATGATCGCTCCGAGCCAGGAGCCGGCGACGCCCCCCGAGAACCGGCTGATCATGCCGGTCCAGTCCTTCCGCAGCTGGAAGGACGAGGATCGCCGCAAGCCGGCCGCGCCGCGCGCCTGGAAGACGCCGTGGTTGAAGCGGCTCTTCGTCTTCGGCGGCGGCCTCGCGCTGACCGGCTATGGCGCCTGGGAGATGTACAACGTCGTGTCGGTCAGCCGCACGACCTCGCTGCAGTACGTCCTGCTCGTGCTGTTCACGATCAATTTCTCCTGGATCGCGCTCGCCTTCACCAGCGCCGTCCTCGGCTTCCTCGGGTTGATCTTCGCCCGCTCGCGGACCGCCTATGCTGACACGCTGCAGCATCGCACGGTCGTGGTGATGCCGATCTACAACGAATCGACCGCCCGGACCTTCGCGGCGCTGGCGGCGATCCGCGAATCCGTCGAGGCGACCGGGCTCGGCAGCCATTTCGACTATTTCATCGTCTCGGACACGACCAACCCCGACGTCTGGGTCGCCGAGGAGCGGGCCTTCCTGGCGCTGCGCGAGCGCCTGGGCCCGGATGCGCGGGTGTATTATCGGCATCGGCCGAAGAACCACCACCGCAAGGCCGGCAACATCGCCGACTTCGTCACCCGCTGGGGCGGCCATTACGAGCACATGGTCGTGCTCGACGCCGACAGCCTGATGACCGGGACCTGCATCGTGCGCCTCGCCGCCGCGATGGAGGCCGACCCCGACGCCGGCATCATCCAGTCGCTGCCGCTGATCATCAACCGCAACACCTTCTTCGCGCGGCTCCAGCAATTCGCGGCCCGCGTCTACGGCCCCGTCATCGCGACCGGGCTTGCCATGTGGTCGGGCCGCGACGGCAATTACTGGGGCCACAACGCGATCATCCGCACCCGGGCCTTCGCCGACCATTGCGGCCTGCCCGACCTCAAGGGCAAGCCGCCCTTCGGCGGCCATGTGCTCAGCCACGATTTCGTCGAGGCCGCCCTGATCCGCCGCGCCGGCTGGGCTGTCTACATGCTGCCGGACCTGACGGGCTCCTATGAGGAGAGCCCGCCCTCCCTGATCGACGTCTCCGTGCGTGACCGGCGCTGGTGCCAGGGCAATCTGCAGCATTCGCGCATCATCGGCGCCAAGGGCTTCGTCGCGCCGACGCGGCAGCACTTCGCCACCGGCATCATGGGCTACCTCGCCTCGCCCTTCTGGCTGCTGCAACTCGTCGTCGGCATCCTGATCGTGCTCCAGGTCAGCTATGCGAGGCCGGAATACTTCACCTCGGAGTTCACGCTCTTCCCGGTCTGGCCGCGCTTCGACCCCGAGCGCGCCTTGAACCTCTTCGCCCTGACCATGGCGATCCTGCTGGCGCCCAAGCTGTTCGGGCTCTTGCTGACCCTGTTCGATTCCAAGCTCAGGCGGGCCGGCGGCGGCGCGATCCGGCTGGTGATCTCGGCGGTGATCGAGGTGCTCTTCTCGGCCTTCTTCGCGCCGATCATGATGCTGATCCAGTCCGGCTCGGTCTTCCAGATCCTGCTCGGCCGCGACACGGGCTGGAACCCGCAGCGCCGCGACGACGGCTCGATCCCGCTCAAGGACATCGTCCGCCGCCACCGGATGCACACCTTGCTGGGGCTCGTCACCGGCATCTCGGCCTTCCTGATCGCGACCTCGCTCTTCGCCTGGATGTCGCCGACCATCGTCGGCCTCGTGCTGGCGATCCCGCTCTCCTGGGCCTCGGGCCAGCTCGCCATCGGGCTCTGGCTCAAGCGCCGCAAGCTGCTCTTCACCCCCGAGGAGAGCGAGCCGCCGGCCGTCGCGCAGCGGGCCAACGCGCTGCAGGCCGAATTCGCGGCAGCGGGCTATGACGACGCCGACGGGCTGCGCGCCCTGCATGCGGATCCGGCCCTGCGGGACGCGCATGAAGCCATGCTGCCCGAGGCCGCGCCGCGGCGGCGTGGCGAGATCGAGCCCGAGCGCGCCGTCGCCCAGGCCAAGCTCGTCGATGCCGAGACGATCGACGATGCCGCGATCTGGCTGAAGCCGAAGGAGCGCATGGTCGTGCTCCACGACCGCGCGCTGGTGGCGCTGCTGGCCTCGCTGCCCGCCGGGCGGCCGGCGGGCTGACGCCGCCGGCGGGTCGCCGTCAGAAGCTCATCGCCGCCGCATTGATCACGCCGGCCGCCAAAGAGGCTGCGCCGAGAAACAGCGCCGCCGCGAGTTCGCCGGCCGCGATCCGCGCCGAGAGATTCGGCAGCACGATCCGCACCAGCACATAGACGATCAGCTGCACGATGATCGCGACCACGCCCCAGATCAGCAGGTCGGCAATCGTGGTCGAATGCACGACCGCGCTCGACAGCGGCAGGGCGAAGCCGGTCAGGCTGAGGCCCAGCGAGAGCGCCGCGGCGATGTTGTTCTGGCGGATCAGGCCGAACTCGTTATGCGAGGTCGCGACCGTGTAGACCGCGAGGTAGACGCCCACGAGTGCGAGCGACACCGAGAAGAACAGCGCGAAATCGGGGAGTTTCAGCAGCGCCTGCGCGATCATGATGGTGCGAATCCTGTGAGCCGTTGCCGCGGAGCCTGCCCCTCAACCCTGCTCGAAGGCAATGAGGCAGCCCATCGCCGCCTCGGCCGGCACCACGATCCGCTCCTCGCCCTGGCCGAAGGCGATGTCGGCCGTTTCCAGCCTCGCCGCCACGACGTCGAGATCGGGAACCGTGACGCAGAATCCGAGGAAGCGGGCCGGCGTGGGATCCGGCTCGGCATGGTAGATTGCCTGCGCGGCCTCGGGGTCGAGCAGGTCGATGCGCCCGCGCGGCAGGGTCAGGACATAGTCCGCATTGCCCTCCAGCACCTCGGGGAAACCGGCGAAGCTCTGCAGGAAGCCGCGGTGCTGACCAGGATCGTCGGTGACGAGGATGGCGGCCGAGAGCGCGCTGGCGCCATTGGCGTGCTGCTGGAAGGCCGGGTTCCAGAAATTCTGCGGCTCGTGCTGCTGGCAGACGAAGAAGCCGCATTCCGGGGCCAGCGGATCGGCGGCGAAGGCCAGCGAAAACGCGACGCGCACGGTTGAGCCATCGGGCCGCTTCGCCTGGCGCTCGAAGAAGAACGGCTCGAAATCGCCGATGCCGGCCGCGTTGAACGCGGTCGCATCCGCCTTGGCGTCGCGGCTTTCGAGGACCAGCATGGACAGGCCCTCGCCCCGCTCCAGGGCCTCGCGCACGAACTGGCCGAAGGAAAACTGCCGCGGCGCCGGCGCCGGAATCGCCCCCGCATCGCCGATCGTGATCAACTCCAGGAACGCACCCGGAAACTGCACGATCCGGTTTTCCGTGCCCCAGGGATGGCGGTTGCGGGTCCCGACGGTGAAGCCGAGCGTCTCGTAGAAGGCCCCAGCGGCATCGAGATCGCGCACGCCGATGACGAGATGGTCGAGGCCGCGGGGCGACAGGGCAGCGGTCGAATCGGACATGGGCATGGCTCTCGCAACGGCGGCAGGGGTGGCTGGACCATCCCTAGCAGTTCGGTGCCCGCCGGTCATGCGCCGCCACGGCGTGCCGGTGAGGCCCCCTCACCCCTCGATGTAGTGCGGCACGAAGCGCGAGCTGTTCTTGGTGATCGGCGAGACATCCTCGCGCACGCACAGGCCGCAGGCCTGCGAGGCGACCAGCCAGGAGCCGAGGACGGCATAGCGCCCGTCCTGCGCGAACAGGTTCGGCGCCGCGTCCTGCAGGATGAAGCCTTCGGCGCCGTAGGGGCCGTCGTCGCTGTCGATCACGGTGCCGCGCTCGATCAGGGCGATGTTGGCGCCCTCGCGCGAATAGAGCGGCTTGCGGACATGGCGCGCCGAAAGCCCGGCGCAGCGCGGGTCGCCCTCGAAGAAGGCCGGCAGCAGGTTGGGATGGCCAGGCTCCATCTCCCAAAGACAGGCCAGCAGGCCCTTGTTCGAGAGCAGCGCCTTCCAGGGCGGCTCGACGAACTGGCAGCGCGACGTGGCGAGGTTGGCGGCATAGCCCTCGCGGAACAGCCACTCCCAGGGATAGAGCTTGAACAGCGTCTCGATCGGCTGGTTGGCGCCGTCGCAGAAGCGCCCGTCCGAGAGCAGGCCGATCTCCTCGACATAGGTGAAGCGCGCATCGAGCCCGGCCTGGACGGCGCAGTCCATCAGGTAGTCGACGGTGCCCCTGTCCTCGGCGCTCGACTGGACGCAGGCGAGATGCAGCCGGTAGGGCGAGGGCTGGCGGAGTTGTCCGAACGCCGCGATCAGCCGCTCATGCAGCGAGTTGAACTGGTCGCATTCCGGGCGTAGCACGCCGCGCGCCATCGCCTGCTCGAGCCAGTCCCACTGCACCACAGCCGATTCGAACAGCGCGGTGGGCGTATCGGCGTTGTATTCCAGCAGCTTGGCCGGCCCCTTCCCGTCATAGGCGAGGTCGAGCCGGCCATAGAGGTTGCGGTCGCCGCGCCGCCAGCTCTCGCGGATGAAATCCCACTGTCCGCCGGGGATCGAGAGCCGGCTCAGGATTTCATCATCATCGATGGCTTTCTCGATGAAGGCGAAGCAGAGCTGCTCGATCGCATCCGTCGGCGCCTCGATGTCACGCTCGATCTGCTCGAGCGTGAAGGCATAGGCGACGCTTTCGTCCCAGTAGGTCTGGCCGTCGATGGTGTGGAAGGCGAAGCCCAGCCGCTCGACCTCGGTCTGCCAGTCGGGGCGCGGCGCGAGGGGAACCCGGCGCATCTCAGGAGGACGAGGAGGAGGAATAGGACCGCGCCGTCGAGCCGAAGCCGCCGCGCGATGTCGTGGTGGTCGTCGTCGCGACGCCGGGCGACGAGCCGGAGCGCGCCACCAGAGCGGCGCCCGAGGTCGTCGAATAGGCGCGTGCCGACGAGGACGAGCCGCGGCCGCCATAGCCGCCCCCGCTGCTGCCGGAGGAGGATGAGCGCGCCTGCTGGCATTCGGGCGCCTGGCTGCCGGGCGGACAGGCCTGCTGCGTCGGCGGCAGCAGCGGCTGCGCCGCGCCGCCGCCTTGGGCGAGGCTGCGCGCCAGCATGAACCCGGCCAAGGCTGGAACCACCACCTGCGCCCCGTTCCAGACCGCGCTTCGGCAGGAGCCCGAGCCGTATTCGGTCTCGCAGGCGCTGGTGCTGGTGAATTTCTTGGCGTCGCGCAGGTGGTTGGCGGTCGCTTCGTTGAAACGCTGCTCGCATTGGGTCGAGGTCAGCTGCCCGCCGGCACGGCACTCGGCGAGATTGGCGTAGACGAGGCTCTCCTCGCTCTGCTGCTGCGAGCCCGACCGGCCCCAATAGGTCGCCACGAGCAGAATACCCGCCGCCGCCAGGCCGATCTGGGTCGAGCGTTTCATCGCTACCTCCTCAGGCCGTCATGCTGGCGGCGGCGAGCGTGCCTGAGATCACCGCGATCACGGCGAGCATCACCGCCGAGGGCAGGCGATCCTCCTCGATCTTGCGCGACAGCTCGGGAATCAGGATCCGCGCCAGCCCATAGGCCCCGAACTGGATGATCATCGCGGCCACCGCCCAGATCACGAGGTCGGGGATGCTGCTCGCCTGCGCGATCGCCTTTTCGAGCGGCACCGAGAAGCCGGCGACATTGCCGCCGAGCGCGATCGCCGCCGAGAGATTGCCACCGCGGATCAGCGCGATCTCGTCATGGGCGGTAAGACGCAGATAGATCGCGACGAAACAGGCGATCAGCGCGGCGCCGAGGACGAAGTAGAGAAGGAACGCGGGCAGCCCCGCCATCGAGATCACCATGCCGTCGCCCCCAGCGGATCGGGATCGTCCGGTCTCACTATACGTCAGTGGCCGGCCCGCGCCAGTGGTACGCGTCGGCGTTCCGCACCCGAGCGCGGGGGCGGACAAGACCGCGCATCCGCCCCGCCAGGACTCCCACCCTCGTCAGGGCCAGACAGGCATGCCATCCAGCCCGGCCGTCTCCGGCAGGCCGCAGATCAGGTTGGCGTTCTGCACCGCCTGACCGGCCGCACCCTTGCCGAGATTGTCGACCACGCCCATCGCGATCACCAGATTGCGCTCGGGATCGGCCGCATAGCTGACGAAGGCGAGGTTGGAGCCGGTCGCCCATTTCGTCTGCGGCGGCTTGTCGGTCACGCGGATGAACGAACGCCCGGCATAGAAGCGCCGGGCCGCCTCCAGGCACTGGCCCGTGGTGGCGCTCCCGCGACAATAGATCGTGGCGAGGATGCCACGCGTCATCGGCACCAGATGCGGCGTGAACACCAGCCCGGCCGCGCTGCCGCCGCTCAGCGTCTCGATCGTCCTGGCGATCTCGGGCATGTGGACATGCCTGAGCAGCCCATAGGGCACGAGGTTCTCGTTGCTCTCGGCATAGCCGAATGTGCTGTCGCCACCCCGCCCGGCACCGGAGATGCCCGTCTTGACATCGATGACGATGTTGCCGGGCTCGATCAGCTTGTCGGCCAGCAGCGGCGCCAGCGCCGTCAGCGTCGCGGCGGGGAAGCAACCGGGGTTGGCCACGCGGGTCTGCCCCTCGATCCGGTTTGGCCAGATGTCGGCCAGCCCATAGGCCCAGCCCTCGGCAGAGCGATGGTCACCGCCGAGATCGACGATCTTCACCGCCTTGGGGACGCGGGCCAAAGCCGCGGCCGAGGCGCCCGTGGGCAGCGACGCGAACAGCACGTCGAGAGGCGGCAGAGTCTCAGGATCCCACTTCGCGATCACCAGTTCGGCCAGCCTGGCCGGCACGCCCGGGAAGCGATCCACCAGGCGGCTGCCCGCGCTGCTCTCGCCCGCGGCGTAAACGAGTTCGAAGACCGGATGGCTGGCGATCAGGCGCAGCGCTTCGCCGCCGCCAAATCCGCTGATTCCGACAATGCCGACGCGAATGCTCATGGTGATGTCCTTCTGGTCCTGGGCAAAAGAAAACCCCCGGAGCCGGGGGCTGCGGGGGTTCGGGACTGCGGGCCGAAGGCCGCTTCGGAGATTGAGCCTACGCAGAGGCCGTCATCACGCCAAAGGATGCTGATCGACGCGCAGCTCCGCGAGCCGCCGCTTGGGTGCAGCAGCGTCGGCGTCGGTCGACAAAGGTCGTGATCGGCAGCATGTCCGGCGACGCGTGCCGCAAGGCACATCGGTCGTCAAGCCGAATGTCCGTTGTCCACCGGGAGGAACGGCTGACCGGCGCCGCATCAGGCTGCGACGGCCGTCCCCACCCGCCTCAGACCAGCCGGCTCTGCACCATCGCGGCCTGGACGAAGCTCGCAAACAGCGGATGCGGCTCGAAGGGGCGCGATTTCAGCTCGGGATGATACTGCACGCCGATGAACCAGGGATGGTCGGGGTATTCGATCGTCTCGGGCAGGAGCCCGTCCGGCGAGAGGCCGCAGAAGCTCATGCCCTGCGCCTCGAGCCGGTCGCGATAGCCCATATTGACCTCGTAGCGGTGGCGATGCCGCTCGGAGATCTCGGTGGTGCCGTAGATCTGCGCGATCTTGGAACCCGCCGCCAGCGTCGAGGCATAGGCGCCCAGCCGCATCGTGCCGCCGAGATTGCCGTCGGCCGCGCGCTGCTCGATCTCGTTGCCGCGCATCCACTCGGTCATCAGGCCGACGACGGGCTCGGTCGTCGGGCCGAACTCGGTCGAGTTGGCGTCGGTGATGCCGGCGAGCGAACGCGCCGCCTCGATCACCGCCATCTGCATGCCGAAGCAGATGCCGAAATAGGGCACCTTGCGCTGCCTGGCGAAGGTCGCCGCCTTGATCTTGCCCTCGGCGCCGCGATGGCCGAAGCCGCCCGGCACCAGGATGCCGTGGACATGCTCGAGGAAGGGCGCCGGGTCCTCCTTCTCGAAGACCTCCGACTCGATCCAGTCGAGATTGACCTTGACGCGGTTGGCGATGCCGCCATGCATCAGCGCCTCGATGAGGGACTTATAGGCGTCCTTCATCCCCGTATATTTGCCGACGATGGCGATGGTGACCTCGCCCTCGGGGTTCTTCACGCGCTCGGAGATGCGCCGCCAGTTGGAGACGTCGGGCTCCTGGCTCGCATCCATCCCGAAGGCGGCCAGAACCTCGTTGTCGAGCCCCTCGGCGTGGTAGGACAGCGGCACGTCGTAGATCGAGGCGACGTCGCGGGCCTCGATCACCGCGGTCTCGCGGACATTGCAGAACAGCGCCAGCTTGCGGCGCTCCTCGCGCGGGATCTCGCGGTCGGTGCGGCAGAGCAGGATGTCGGGCTGGATACCGATCGAGCGCAGCTCGGCGACCGAGTGCTGCGTCGGCTTGGTCTTCAGCTCGCCGGCCGTCGGGATGTAGGGCAGCAGCGTCAGGTGGATGAAGATGCACTGCCCGCGCGGCAGCTGCTGGTTCACCTGCCGGATCGCCTCGAGGAAGGGCAGGCTCTCGATGTCGCCGACCGTGCCGCCGATCTCGACCAGCGTGAAGTCGTAGCCCTCGTTGCCGTCAAGGATGAACTCCTTGATGGCGTTGGTGACATGCGGGACGACCTGGATGGTCGCGCCGAGATAGTCGCCCCGGCGCTCCTTGGTCAGGATGTCCATGTAGATGCGGCCGGTGGTGATGTTGTCGCCCTTGTTGCAGGGCCGGCCGGTGAAGCGCTCGTAATGGCCGAGATCGAGATCGGTCTCGGCCCCGTCATCGGTGACGAAGACCTCGCCGTGCTGATACGGGCTCATCGTGCCCGGATCGACGTTGAGATAGGGATCGAGCTTGCGCAGGCGGACCGTGTGGCCGCGCGCCTGCAGGAGGGCGGCCAGCGCCGCCGCCGCCAGGCCCTTGCCCAGCGAAGACACCACGCCGCCGGTGATGAAAACATACCGCGTCATGGGTGGACACCTCTAAAGCGACGGGCGCGATTCGCTAAGTCCAGCCGTGCAGCCCCGTCCTGCCCTGCACGCTTGTCCACAGGAGAGCGCCGCCCGGCGGCGAACGCACCCCACACAAAAGAGAAGGGCCGGTTGCCCGGCCCCTGCCAAGACTTGCTTGGGCAAGTCCCTGTCACAAAAGTGGAAACCACTTTTGCAGGACGTGCCTGCCTCACTGCTGCGGCGCCGGGGGCGCCGGCGTGGGCGGCTGCGGCGCGCCGCTCGGCGCCTGCATCTGGCGCAGCTGGTCGAGCACGCCGCCGGCATTGGGGGCGCTCGGCCCGGTCGGGGTCACGGGCGCGCTCTGGGTCGGCGCGCCGTCGATGATCGAGCGCTGGACGCGGCCGCGATTGGCCATCACCGCCAGCACGATCGAGGTCAGGAAGAAGGCCGCCGCCAGGATCGCCGTCGTCCGCGTCAGTGCATTGGCCTGGCCGCGACCGGTCATGAAGCCGCCCGCTCCGCCGCCGCCCGAACCCATGCCGAGCCCGCCGCCTTCGGAGCGCTGCAGCAGGACCACGCCGACGAGCGCGACCACGATGATCAGATGGATGACGATGATGACGTTCTGCATGGGCTCACGAAATGGGTATGGCGCAGGCTGTCGCCAAGGACCGCCCGCACCTCATGCCACCGCCGGCCGGGAGCCGGCAGGCGGGGTCGGCGCGGCACATAGCATGCAGCCGCGGGCGGCACCACCCCGGCTGTGACCCTGCGACGCGGTTTTGCGTCGCTGATGTCAGCCGCAGGCGCGGGCGATCGCCAGGAAGTCCTCGGCCTTGAGGCTCGCCCCGCCGACCAGCGCCCCGTCGACATGGGCGACACTCATCAGCTCGGCCGCATTGGACGGCTTCACCGAGCCGCCATAGAGCAGGCGCACGCCCGCCGCGGCCGCCTTGCCGAGCATGCGGCCGAGCTCGGCCCGGATCGCCTCGTGCATCTCCGCGACATCGGCCGCCGTCGGGGTCAGCCCGGTGCCGATCGCCCAGACCGGCTCATAGGCCACGACCAGCGTCGCCGCCGTCGCGTTGTCGGGAATCGAGCCGCGCAGCTGCCTGCGGACGATCGCGACCGCCTTTCCGGCCTCGCGCTCGGCCTTCGTCTCGCCGACGCAGACGATCGGCACCAGCAGCGCCTTCTGCGCGGCCTGCGCCTTCGCCCTCACCGTCGCGCTGGTCTCGCCATGGAGCGTGCGCCGCTCGGAATGGCCGACGATGACGAACGCCGCCCCGGCATCGGCCAGCATCGCGGCCGAAACCTCGCCCGTGAAGGCACCGGCCTCCTGCAAGCTGCAATCCTGGCCGCCCGTCGCGATCCGCGAGCCGACCAGCGCGGCGCTCGCCAGATAGAGCAGGCTGGCGGGCGGGCAGATCGCGAGATCCACGGCGCTCTTGAGGCCGATGTCGTAGCCCTTGGCGACCTCGGCGGCGATGGCGAGGTCCGCCTTCAGCCCGTTCATCTTCCAGTTGCCGGCCACCAGGGGCCTGATGCTGCGCGTCACATGCGTTCTCCCGAATGCTGCTGCGGCTCTAGCAATGCCGGAGACGGCCTGCAACGGTGGCGGGCCTCGCGCTTTCGGCAAGAGCAACACGAATCCGCGCTGGCGATTGCGGCATGGCGCTGCGGTTCCTATAAGCAGCGCCGACGAAAACCGGCCGGGGCGCCCGCAGCGCCCCGCCAGGGCCAGGAAAGACAGATCTCCATGATGATGCAGGGCATCCGCAAGGCGGGCCAGAGCTTCCTCGGCAAGCTCGTGATCTTCGTCCTGTTCGGCTTCCTGATCTTCTCCTTTGCGATCTGGGGCATCGGCGACATCTTCCAGGGCTATGGCCGCAACTCCGTCGCCCGCGTCGGCAAGGCCGAGATCGGCCTGGAGCAGATGCGCACGGCCTTCCAGAACGACATCCAGCAGCTGACACGCCAGCAGCGCCGCCAGATCACCCCGGAGATGGCCCGCGCGCTCGGCCTCGACCGGCAGGCGCTGTCGCGCCTGGTCACGGCCTCGGTGCTCGACCAGACGGCGCGCTCGATGCGCCTGGCGGTGTCCGACGACACGATCCGCACGCTGATCTTCGAGGACCCGAACTTCCGCGACGCCTCCGGCAATTTCTCGGCACCGCGCTTCAACGACTTGCTGCGCTCGAACGGCTTCACCGAGCAGAGCTATGTGCGCGAGCAGCGCGAGACCATCCTGCGCCAGCAGATCGGCGAGATGGTCGTGGGCGCCGTCGGCGCGCCGGTGGCGCTGCAGGAACTCGGCCACCGCCTGCGCAACGAGCGGCGCGACGTCACCTTCGCGCGCCTGGCGCCCGGCCTGGCCGGCGAGATCCCGGCCCCGACCGAGGCGCAGCTCAAGACCTTCTTCGACGAGCGCAAGGGCGCGTTCCGGGCGCCCGAGCGGCGCACCGCCGACATCCTCGCCCTCTCGGCCGAGACACTGGCCGACGCCGCCGC
Proteins encoded in this region:
- a CDS encoding CTP synthase, encoding MTRYVFITGGVVSSLGKGLAAAALAALLQARGHTVRLRKLDPYLNVDPGTMSPYQHGEVFVTDDGAETDLDLGHYERFTGRPCNKGDNITTGRIYMDILTKERRGDYLGATIQVVPHVTNAIKEFILDGNEGYDFTLVEIGGTVGDIESLPFLEAIRQVNQQLPRGQCIFIHLTLLPYIPTAGELKTKPTQHSVAELRSIGIQPDILLCRTDREIPREERRKLALFCNVRETAVIEARDVASIYDVPLSYHAEGLDNEVLAAFGMDASQEPDVSNWRRISERVKNPEGEVTIAIVGKYTGMKDAYKSLIEALMHGGIANRVKVNLDWIESEVFEKEDPAPFLEHVHGILVPGGFGHRGAEGKIKAATFARQRKVPYFGICFGMQMAVIEAARSLAGITDANSTEFGPTTEPVVGLMTEWMRGNEIEQRAADGNLGGTMRLGAYASTLAAGSKIAQIYGTTEISERHRHRYEVNMGYRDRLEAQGMSFCGLSPDGLLPETIEYPDHPWFIGVQYHPELKSRPFEPHPLFASFVQAAMVQSRLV
- the secG gene encoding preprotein translocase subunit SecG is translated as MQNVIIVIHLIIVVALVGVVLLQRSEGGGLGMGSGGGGAGGFMTGRGQANALTRTTAILAAAFFLTSIVLAVMANRGRVQRSIIDGAPTQSAPVTPTGPSAPNAGGVLDQLRQMQAPSGAPQPPTPAPPAPQQ
- the tpiA gene encoding triose-phosphate isomerase yields the protein MTRSIRPLVAGNWKMNGLKADLAIAAEVAKGYDIGLKSAVDLAICPPASLLYLASAALVGSRIATGGQDCSLQEAGAFTGEVSAAMLADAGAAFVIVGHSERRTLHGETSATVRAKAQAAQKALLVPIVCVGETKAEREAGKAVAIVRRQLRGSIPDNATAATLVVAYEPVWAIGTGLTPTAADVAEMHEAIRAELGRMLGKAAAAGVRLLYGGSVKPSNAAELMSVAHVDGALVGGASLKAEDFLAIARACG